The candidate division WOR-3 bacterium genome segment AATTTACCGAAAGTGAAAACACTGTCGTAAAAATTCCAAATCCGCTGAATGAACGGTTTGCCTATCTGCGACCACTTATTTTACCAACTATTTTATCAAGTGTGAGTAATAATTATCGCCGGGGGAATAAAAACTTGCGTTTGTTTGAAATAGGCAAAGTCTTCTATTATAAAGATAAGAGCATTAAGGAAGATTATCATCTAACTGTTGTTATCTTAGGCCATCAGCAACCAATATTTTGGAGTGAACCCGTCTCATTAGTCAATTATTTTAATATTAAAGGAATTGCTGAGTCATTGTTCGCTTTTCTTAAGATTGAAGATATTAATTTTGCTGAAACCGATAAGAAATTTTTGGTATCTAATTCAGCCGTTGTCATTAAATATGCGGACCAAGAATTAGGTTATTTGGGTGAGATTAAGAAATCTATTTTAGATATGTTTGATATTCCCGTGCCTGTTTTTGCTTTAGAATTAAACTTAGAAAGAATCCAACCGCTTATTCCGGCAATGCTTTATTTCCAGCCTTTACCCAGATTCCCTGCGGTCAGTCGAGATTTTGCTTTTGTCGTCTCGGATAAGATTTTAGCTGATGAGATTGTAAAATCAGTTAAAAAGATTGCGGGCGCATTATTAGAGCAGGTTGAAATCTTTGATTGTTTTAAGGGTGCACCATTACCTGATGGTATGAGCAATTTAGGGATTAGAGTCACATTACGTTCTCAAGAACGCACTTTAAGTCAAGAAGAAGTAGAAAAAATCTTTGACCGGATTGTCCAGCATTTACAAGATAAATGGTCCGTAACTTTAAGAAAATAATTAGCAAAATCTATTTGGCGATGACGAACTTCGCCCGAGAATAAAATTTTAAGTTCTTAGAAGAAAAGCATTATTAGGTTGACTGGGCAATAATTGAAATTAAACGAAAATGAATCCGGAAATTGAGCAAAGTTTTAAGTTATTAGAAGAGAAGATTGATAAGTTAATTGCAACGCTCAATAATTTGAAACAGGAAAATGACAACTTGCAAGCCGAATTACAAGAATTAAAATCGCGTCAGGAAAAGGCAATTGAGCGAATTAATTTATTGCTTGACAATCTCAGTAAGTTGTTATAAAATTTAGTATATTAAAATTTAGGGAGTCGAATGAAAACTTTTGTTTTGAATGTTTTAGGCAGTGACTATAAAATTAAAGCCGATCGAGACGGCGCTTATATTTATCAAGTTGGTAAGATTGTTGATGAGAAGATGAAACAGATTCATAAACAGTTTCCTCAAGGTTCGTTAGCTCGCACCGCGGTGGTCTCTTGTATTAACCTGGTTGACGAATTCTTAACTAAAGAACAAGAAAATGAAGCGAAATTAAAGTCTCGAATCTATCAGCTCATTGAAAAATTGGAACGAGTTGTCTGATTAGTTTATCTCAAGCCTGATTGGTTAGTATGAGTTAAACTAATCAGCGAATCGTGACTCCCTGCACTATTCGTGATAGGTAACTTAGTCTTGAGCTAACACCCTTAAATTGGGAGTCTGATACCGGCGTCGATGTTTCGCCATGTGCGAATACAGTACATGCTGGTGAAAGACACCCCACTTTACTTTTGGGTTCTTGACTAAACCTACACGATTGTCGCGGGGATTTTTTTTAATGACTGATGATGCAAGGGATTATTGCGAAAAGATGTTAGAATATGTTCTGAGTAAGTTTTTAATTTTCAGGAGGATTTATGTTCTACTATGGACTATTAATTATTTTAGGGTTTATTTTAATTGGTTTGGTTGTTTTTTTAATCATTTATCGCATTGCCCGCAGTTATCTTACATCACAAAAGGCGCTGGCGGATAAAATCATTGAAGAAGCCAAGCAAGAAGCAGAAAATTATAAGAAAAAAGCACAACTGGAAGTAAAAGAAGAATGGCTTAAAGAGAAGGAAAAGTTCGATCAAGCAACACAAGAGCGACGCCAAGAGTTAGAAAAACTCTCCAAACGATTACACGACCGAGAGCAATTGCTCAATGTTAAGGATGCTAACCTAACCGCCCGCGAGAACGAATTAATCAAAAGCCAACGGGATTTAGCCAATCGGGAAAAAGTGCTTAAAGCCAAAACCGAACGTTTAGACCAGTTAATTACTTTACAGAATGAACGACTGGAGCGCATTGCCAATTTGAGTGCGGATGAAGCCAAAAAGGAACTGATTAAAAATCTTGAAGCCCAAGCGCAATTAGAATCGTCCCAATACTTAAAAGATATT includes the following:
- a CDS encoding cell division protein ZapA, with translation MKTFVLNVLGSDYKIKADRDGAYIYQVGKIVDEKMKQIHKQFPQGSLARTAVVSCINLVDEFLTKEQENEAKLKSRIYQLIEKLERVV